The window ATTCCGCTGTGCCCGGCCAACTCCAAGAATGACACGTTGGCCGACCCGCATCTGCGAGCTCGCGAGATTGTGCACGAGTCGGTCCATCCGGTGGCCGGACCGTACCGGAGTACCGGATGGCCGGCGCCGGTCTCGGGTCAGCCCTTCGACATCGGACAGCCGGCGCCAGCCCTCGGTGAGCACACCGACAGTGTGCTGGAGCAGCTCGGCTACAGCGAAGAGGACATCAGTGCACTGCGTAAGCGCGGAGTGATCTGATGACCGGCTCGAGTAGCTCCACCTGGGCGGCTCGCTGATGAAACGTACAATTTTCGATGCCGAGCACGAGATGTTCCGCGAAAGCTTCCGCCAATTCCTGGACAAAGAGGTGGTTCCTTACCACCTGCAGTGGGAACGCGACGGCATAGTCCCTCGTGAACTGTTTTACGCGGCAGGAAAGCTCGGATTCCTCGGGATGGACGTGCCGACACAGTACGGCGGCGGCGGGGAACCGGACTTCCGCTACAACTACGTGATCCACGAGGAAGTGCAGGCCGCGGGGGTGAACGCCTCCGGCCTAGGCATGTCATTACACAATGACACAGGGATCGCCTATCTGCTGCACTGCGCAAACGAGGAGCAGCGCGAGCGATGGCTGCCCGGGGTCGTGACCGGCGACCTGATCACCGCGATCGCAATGACCGAGCCAGGGACCGGATCGGATCTGGGCGCGGTGCGAGCGACTGCGATTCGCGACGGCGAGCACTACGTCCTCAACGGGTCGAAGACGTTCATCACCAACGGAATCAACGCCGACATTGTCATTGTTGTCGCGAAAACGGATCCGTCCAAGCGAACCGGTGGTTTGAGCCTCATCGTCGTCGAGCGTTCTCAGGTCGGCTTCACCCGCGGCCGCCGGCTCGAGAAGATCGGAATGCATGCGCAGGATACTGCAGAACTCTTCTTCGAGAACGCCCGTGTTCCGGCTGCGAACCTTCTCGGCGAGGAGGGAGCCGGATTCCACTATCTGACCCAGAATCTACCGCAGGAGCGCTTGGCGATCGCGACAATCAGCGTTGCCGCAGCACGTGCAGCTCTCGAGTTGACTCTCGAATATACGAAGGAACGCACGGCATTCGGACAGAAGGTCGGGTCATTCCAGAACAGCAGATTCTCGCTCGCCGAGATGCATTCCGAGATCCTCATCGCGACGACGTTCGTGGACAAGTGCGTGTTGGCTCACAATGCAGGCGAACTCAGTGCCGAGGAGGCTGCTGTTGCAAAGTGGTGGTGTAGCGATCTGCAAAACCGTGTCGTAGACAGATGCCTGCAGCTGCACGGTGGATATGGATATATGAGCGAGTACCCGATCGCGCGGGCTTTCGTCGACGCCCGAGTGCAGCGTATCTATGGCGGTACGAACGAGATTATGAAAGAGATCATCGGTCGATCCCTCGGGGTGTGACGTTGATGGATGCGGGCACATCGGCGATTCGAAGCCGTTGAGAGAGTGGAGACGAACATGGTGATGCACACCCCGACCCAGGTTCCGGCAGCGGGTCTGCCGAACGCGGTCGCTATCTACGAAGTTGGCCCCAGAGACGGGTTGCAAAACGAAAAGGAGACGATCCCGACATCGGTCAAGATCGAGTTCATCGAGCGGCTCGCCGGAGCGGGCCTGAACACGATTGAAGCCGCTGGGTTCGTACACCCGGGGCGGGTCCCACAACTGGCCGATGCCGAGGCCGTCCTCGACGGTCTCGACTTGGGTTCGGATCTGCGGTACCCCGTCCTCGTACCCACCGTCAGCGGGCTGAAACGTGCACTCGGTCGGGGGGTGGGTGATATCGCGATCTTCGGTAGCGCCACCGAGACCTTCTCTCAGCGCAACCTCGGCCGCAGCATCGATGAGTCGATCGAAATGTTCGCACCAGTAGTTGCGATGGCGCGGGAGGAGGGTGTCCGTGTTCGTGGTTACGTCTCAATGTGCTGCGGAGACCCGTGGGAAGGCGAGGTGCCGATCGACAATGTGGTCGCCCTCGCCGGTCGGATGATGGCACTCGGCTGCACTCAACTGGCACTCGGCGACACCATCGGAGTAGGTACGCCGGGGCATGTTACCGAGCTGATTGGTGCGTTGGTCGACTCGGGAATCGGTATCGAGGCCATCGCCGTGCACTTCCATGACACATACGGGCAGGCATTGGCAAATGTGCTGGCGGCCCTCCACTGTGGAGTTCGCACGATCGACAGCTCGGCCGGTGGACTCGGGGGGTGCCCTTTCGCGGAGAGTTCAGCAGGAAACCTCGCGACGGAGGACCTCGTGTGGATGCTGCACGGTCTGGGTATCGAGACCGGTGTAGATCTTCACGCGCTAGTCTCGACGAGCCTGTGGATGGCTGAACACCTCGGCCGCCCCAGTGTCTCACGCACAGTTCAAGCCCTCGCAGGCTACTCGTGTCCACCCCTGGGACAGGACGATGCCGGTGTAAGCCTCCTCGAGGTGCAGCGATGACCGATCTCGACGGATCTGTGGACACTCTGCGGGTCGAACTGCAGCAGTGGGTAGCGAAGAATGCGCCAAAGGGGCTGCGGGAGTTGATCGATTGGAGACTCCGAGCTGACCTCCCCGGGTCGGCGGGCAGTCTGCAGGGCGAAGAGGAACTCGCTCGAGCACAGGAAGACCCACTGTTCAAAGAGTGGGAACAGCGCTGTCTGGAAGCTCGTCTGGTTTGTCCGGCGTGGCCGGAGGAGTACGGCGGTCGTGGTTGGAAAGCGCCGCAGATGACCGCGTTGGACGAGGTTTTTTACCAGGCGGGACTACCTCGGGTCGATCGGGTTCAGGGCGAGTCGATGGTTGGACCATCGATCATCCTGCACGGAACGGACGAGCAGAAGGACTACTACCTGCCTCGGATCATCTCCGGCGAGCACCGATACTGCCAGGGTTTCTCCGAGCCGGGTTCGGGATCGGACCTTGCGTCGGCAAAGACCCGCGGCGTAGTGAATGACGACTCTGTGACGATCACCGGTCAGAAGGTATGGACCTCTCGTTTCGCCATCGCCAATATGATCTTCGTCCTGTGCAGGACAGATCCCAGCGCGACGAAGCACCGAGGGCTGTCCTACGTGATCACAGAATTCACACCCGGATCGAACGGCATCGAAGTCCGCCCCATTCGCCAGATCACCGGTGCCGAGGAGTTCGCCGAAGTTTTCTTCGACGGGACAGTGGCGCCACTCTCGGGCGTAATCGGCGGATTGGGCAAAGGCTGGCAAGTCGTGCAATCCACCCTCGGATTCGAGCGGGCGGCCGCTGGGCGCGCGACGACGATGCTGCTCCAGGCGCGCGAGCGGGAACTTGAGCAGTTGGTGCAACTCGCGCGGAGCAACGGTAGGCACAAAGACCCAACGGTGCGTCGAGAACTCGCGTGGGCGAAAACACAGGTGACGATCTTGCGCAGCAGCTGGATGCGGACTGTCGCAGAAGTCGCCGCCGGAAGAAATCCGGGTCGGCAGATGTCGACCTGGAAGCTCGGATGGAGCGAATATCACCTCCGTCTAGGCGCGATCGCTCTTGAGATCGCAGGCACTGCAGCCCTCGTTCGACCGGACGACCCCGGCTATGCCGTCGACGCCTGGCAGGACGTCTTTTTGGCCGCGCACTCAGGGACGATTTATGCAGGTACGAGTGAAGTCCAGCGCAACATCATCGGTGAAAATACACTTGGGCTTCCGCGTGAGCCTCGAGTGCAGGACGGGGCGCGGAGCTGATGTCTGCGGAGAATGAGCGAAGCGAAGCGAAGACAGTCGTAGCCGATCAGTCCGAGGGCGGATTCAGCTTTCCCATTGAGGCCGGCCACATCATGATGTTCGCTCGTGCCTTGGGTGATGACAACCCTGTCTATTACGACGAGAGCGACGAGGAAACTCGCCGTCGTGGCGGAATCACGGCACCACCGACATTTGTTGCGGCAGCAGCACAATTCGACCCGGACTGGCCCTACCGTCCCCGGGTGGGGGTGGAGTGGAACGGCTCGGGGCGAGGCCCGGGGACGGCGCCGGTGTCTTCGGGTGGGGGAACAAGTCTTCATGCCGAGCAGCACTATGAATATCATGTGCCGCTCCGCCCCGGCGATGTGCTGCGTGTCGATCGGGAGTTGGGTGACTCGTGGGAGAAGGAAAGCCGGCGTGGGGGAATGTTGAAGTTCTCCGAGGAGGTCACCCGCTTCGTGAATCAGCGCGGCGAGCTCGCCGTCACGGCGCGACGGGTTCGCGTTGTTACCGAGCGCACCGTTGAGGAGTGAGGAACAGCATGTCCACGAAAATTTCTGAGCTGTCCGTAGGTGACACGCGTGAATCGATTGTAGTACGGGATCTTTCGAGAACCCAGATTGTGATGTACGCCGGCGCGTCGGGAGACTTCAACCCGCTGCACAGCGATGAGGTCTACTCCGTTGAGGTTGCAGGGTATCCCACGGTGATCGCCCACGGTCAGCTGACCATGGGACTTGCCGCGAAACTCTTCACCGATTGGATTGTCGATGGCGAGTTGACCGGATTCGGTGTGCGCTTCCAGCGTCAGGTGTGGCCCGGCGACACGCTGACAGCTACCGCCACGATCACGGCGGTCAGTGACGACGAGGGTTGCAGGGTGGTCGATCTCGACCTGGTGACTGTCAACCAGGCCGGGCAACCCGTAGTCACGGGATATGCCCGGTTACGCGAGTACAACTAACAACGGCGGATACGCCGAGGCGGAGGAACAGAGTGGACGACCTTGGAAAGATCGGATCCGGAGAGCGGACGGTACTCGTCGCCGGTGGTAGCGGCGGAATCGGATCTGCTATCTGTCGTGCGTTGGCCCGAGACGGCTACGACGTTGCATTGACCTACCGCCGAAACGCGGAGGCCGCTGAGCGCACCGCAGAAGCGGTGCGAGAGCAGGGAGCGAAGGCATGGGTGCATCAGGTCGATCTGACTGACGCGCAGAGTACCCGCGCCTTGGTGCGCGGTTTGCCGCGACTCGACGCGGTGGTGTACGCGGCAGGCCCTCAGATACCCATGCGCTACACCGCCCAGATCGAGCCCGAATTGTTTGCGGAACAGCTACAGCGGGATGCCGCGGCGTGCTTCAATCTTCTGCATCCAGCGATCGAGCCTTTGCGAGCGAGCCGAGGCTCGGTGGTATGCCTGGTCACAACCGCATTGCTTCGCTACGCTACGCGGGATCTGTTGTCCGCAGCTCCCAAGGGTGCCGTAGAGCAGGTGGTGCGCGCGATCGCTGCAGAGGAAGGCAAGTACGGGGTTCGAGCGAATTGTGTCGGTGTCGGCGTCATTCAGGCCGGCCTCTTGGAAGATCTTATCGAGAGCGGCGAATACGACAAACGAGCACTCGAAGCGGCGACTCGCGCGACTCCGCTTCGGCGATTCGGATCCCCGGAAGAGTTGGCCGATGTGGTGGCATTCCTTGCGGGACCCCAGTCCACCTATGTCACGGGTCAGACCATACGGGTCGACGGCGGATACTCCGTCTAAACAAGCGGTCCGCGTGACGCGGGACCGACGGGGTTCCCTCTCCGACTATGGCTGATGAATAATCATTCGACTATAGGTGGCGGGTGACGGCGTCGTCGGTTTCCTCTATCCGATCCTCGGCTTATCCTGGATCCACCGATAGGGGCGGGTCGGTTGATGGGTTCGGTTGCGGCCGTTGATGGGCTGTCGGGACGTGGGTGATCGCCCGACCGATGTGTCGGGTTGTCCACTAGGGTTTTCGGGTCGGGACCGGAGGAGGCCGGGCGGGATAGGTGGCCTGCGGTTTTCGTCGCCGGGTGGAGGCGAACAGGCGTGTCCATTCGGCTTCCCAGGGCCAGTCCCGGGGCAGGTGCAAGGTGAGGCGGCGGGCCGAGGACGCGATCCGGGCCGGGACAGATATCAGGGTGCAGCGGATGGTGGCGGTCGTCGCCCTGGCCAGCCGTGCGCCTGTGATGGTGGCGGTGGCGCGGGTGAGGCCCAAACGCCATCACCGCGAGTACCAGCCAGGCACTGTTGGCGGCGAACCGTCCCGAGGGCAGGTGCGCGAGCGCGGAGTTCTTCAGGTCGGCGTGGACCTGCTCGATGATCGCGTGCCCGCGGTGGACCTTGTCCGCGGCCACGGTGTCCAGGACGGCCGGGTCGGTGGTGGTGAAGAACGCGTGGAACCGCCAGGTGTCGAACAGTGAGCCCTGCCCATCGGTGTTTTCCCGCAGGTCGGGGATGCGGCGCACCACCAACCGGCCCGGTGTCCGCTCGGAGGCGAGGCGGGTGAACGCGGTGAAGTCGATCTCGGCGACCTCGGCGCGGGAGAT of the Rhodococcus oxybenzonivorans genome contains:
- a CDS encoding acyl-CoA dehydrogenase family protein, translated to MKRTIFDAEHEMFRESFRQFLDKEVVPYHLQWERDGIVPRELFYAAGKLGFLGMDVPTQYGGGGEPDFRYNYVIHEEVQAAGVNASGLGMSLHNDTGIAYLLHCANEEQRERWLPGVVTGDLITAIAMTEPGTGSDLGAVRATAIRDGEHYVLNGSKTFITNGINADIVIVVAKTDPSKRTGGLSLIVVERSQVGFTRGRRLEKIGMHAQDTAELFFENARVPAANLLGEEGAGFHYLTQNLPQERLAIATISVAAARAALELTLEYTKERTAFGQKVGSFQNSRFSLAEMHSEILIATTFVDKCVLAHNAGELSAEEAAVAKWWCSDLQNRVVDRCLQLHGGYGYMSEYPIARAFVDARVQRIYGGTNEIMKEIIGRSLGV
- a CDS encoding hydroxymethylglutaryl-CoA lyase, producing the protein MVMHTPTQVPAAGLPNAVAIYEVGPRDGLQNEKETIPTSVKIEFIERLAGAGLNTIEAAGFVHPGRVPQLADAEAVLDGLDLGSDLRYPVLVPTVSGLKRALGRGVGDIAIFGSATETFSQRNLGRSIDESIEMFAPVVAMAREEGVRVRGYVSMCCGDPWEGEVPIDNVVALAGRMMALGCTQLALGDTIGVGTPGHVTELIGALVDSGIGIEAIAVHFHDTYGQALANVLAALHCGVRTIDSSAGGLGGCPFAESSAGNLATEDLVWMLHGLGIETGVDLHALVSTSLWMAEHLGRPSVSRTVQALAGYSCPPLGQDDAGVSLLEVQR
- a CDS encoding acyl-CoA dehydrogenase family protein; its protein translation is MTDLDGSVDTLRVELQQWVAKNAPKGLRELIDWRLRADLPGSAGSLQGEEELARAQEDPLFKEWEQRCLEARLVCPAWPEEYGGRGWKAPQMTALDEVFYQAGLPRVDRVQGESMVGPSIILHGTDEQKDYYLPRIISGEHRYCQGFSEPGSGSDLASAKTRGVVNDDSVTITGQKVWTSRFAIANMIFVLCRTDPSATKHRGLSYVITEFTPGSNGIEVRPIRQITGAEEFAEVFFDGTVAPLSGVIGGLGKGWQVVQSTLGFERAAAGRATTMLLQARERELEQLVQLARSNGRHKDPTVRRELAWAKTQVTILRSSWMRTVAEVAAGRNPGRQMSTWKLGWSEYHLRLGAIALEIAGTAALVRPDDPGYAVDAWQDVFLAAHSGTIYAGTSEVQRNIIGENTLGLPREPRVQDGARS
- a CDS encoding FAS1-like dehydratase domain-containing protein, with the translated sequence MSAENERSEAKTVVADQSEGGFSFPIEAGHIMMFARALGDDNPVYYDESDEETRRRGGITAPPTFVAAAAQFDPDWPYRPRVGVEWNGSGRGPGTAPVSSGGGTSLHAEQHYEYHVPLRPGDVLRVDRELGDSWEKESRRGGMLKFSEEVTRFVNQRGELAVTARRVRVVTERTVEE
- a CDS encoding MaoC/PaaZ C-terminal domain-containing protein; translated protein: MSTKISELSVGDTRESIVVRDLSRTQIVMYAGASGDFNPLHSDEVYSVEVAGYPTVIAHGQLTMGLAAKLFTDWIVDGELTGFGVRFQRQVWPGDTLTATATITAVSDDEGCRVVDLDLVTVNQAGQPVVTGYARLREYN
- a CDS encoding SDR family NAD(P)-dependent oxidoreductase, giving the protein MDDLGKIGSGERTVLVAGGSGGIGSAICRALARDGYDVALTYRRNAEAAERTAEAVREQGAKAWVHQVDLTDAQSTRALVRGLPRLDAVVYAAGPQIPMRYTAQIEPELFAEQLQRDAAACFNLLHPAIEPLRASRGSVVCLVTTALLRYATRDLLSAAPKGAVEQVVRAIAAEEGKYGVRANCVGVGVIQAGLLEDLIESGEYDKRALEAATRATPLRRFGSPEELADVVAFLAGPQSTYVTGQTIRVDGGYSV